The following are encoded together in the Ralstonia insidiosa genome:
- a CDS encoding IS5 family transposase, whose amino-acid sequence MKQSDLGLDLSNRRTRKQVFLDEMERVVPWQEFLALIAPHAPVKATGRKPFPIEAMLRIHFMQQWFGLSDVAMEEALYDVPLYRQFAGLGGMSRLQDRVSILRFRHVLERHQLAEQFLHTVNAQLSAKGYLLKEGTAVDATLIAAPSSTKNKDGERDPEMHQTKKGNQWHFGMKAHIGVDADSGLVHTVVGTAANVNDVTQAHALVHGKEADVFGDAGYQGVDKREETQTLKVRWHVALRPGKRRALDRSTLVGKLVDELERVKARIRAKVEHPFRVIKRQFGHLKVRYRGLMKNTQQLHTLFALSNLWMVRGQLMREPKA is encoded by the coding sequence ATAAAGCAAAGCGACCTTGGCCTGGACCTGAGCAACCGACGCACGCGCAAGCAGGTATTTCTCGACGAGATGGAGCGCGTGGTTCCGTGGCAAGAGTTTCTGGCGTTGATAGCGCCGCACGCGCCGGTCAAGGCGACAGGCCGCAAGCCGTTTCCCATCGAGGCGATGCTGCGCATCCACTTCATGCAGCAATGGTTCGGGCTGTCGGACGTGGCGATGGAAGAAGCGCTGTATGACGTGCCGCTGTATCGGCAATTCGCAGGGCTGGGTGGGATGAGCCGGCTGCAAGACCGGGTCAGCATTTTGCGCTTTCGGCATGTGCTGGAGCGGCACCAACTGGCCGAGCAATTTCTGCACACCGTCAACGCGCAATTGAGTGCCAAAGGCTATTTGCTCAAGGAAGGCACAGCGGTGGACGCCACGCTGATTGCTGCGCCGAGTTCGACCAAGAATAAGGACGGCGAGCGGGACCCCGAGATGCACCAGACCAAGAAGGGCAACCAGTGGCACTTCGGCATGAAGGCGCATATCGGCGTCGATGCGGACTCGGGGCTGGTGCATACCGTGGTGGGCACGGCGGCCAACGTCAACGACGTGACGCAGGCGCATGCGCTGGTGCATGGCAAGGAGGCCGACGTGTTCGGCGATGCCGGCTATCAGGGCGTAGACAAGCGCGAAGAGACGCAGACGCTGAAGGTGCGTTGGCACGTGGCATTGCGTCCGGGCAAGCGGCGCGCGTTGGACAGGAGCACCCTGGTGGGCAAGCTTGTCGATGAACTGGAGCGGGTCAAGGCGCGCATCCGCGCCAAAGTTGAACATCCGTTCCGCGTCATCAAGCGCCAATTTGGACATCTGAAAGTGCGCTATCGCGGCTTGATGAAGAACACGCAGCAATTGCATACGCTGTTCGCCCTGAGCAATTTGTGGATGGTGCGCGGGCAACTGATGCGCGAGCCCAAGGCGTAA
- a CDS encoding helix-turn-helix transcriptional regulator produces MTAKPKPRDKRNPVATAIGRRVKDCRIEAELSQEELADAALLDRTRISAIERGVANPTVETLAVICNVLGLTLSDLFEPLKLSLTPEGERQPEVEPEPKRRRLR; encoded by the coding sequence ATGACTGCGAAACCCAAACCTCGCGACAAGCGCAACCCTGTGGCGACCGCCATTGGTCGGCGTGTCAAGGATTGCCGTATCGAGGCAGAGCTTTCCCAAGAGGAGTTGGCCGACGCCGCATTGCTTGATCGGACGCGGATCAGCGCGATTGAGAGAGGTGTTGCCAATCCGACGGTGGAAACGCTCGCCGTGATATGCAATGTGTTGGGCTTAACGCTTTCAGACCTTTTCGAGCCGCTGAAGCTTTCGCTGACGCCCGAGGGGGAGCGCCAGCCAGAGGTGGAGCCAGAACCTAAGCGGAGGCGGTTGAGGTAG
- a CDS encoding cell wall anchor protein gives MVAVLSACGGGDGSSTAGAGTTTAPAASPQSLTGTVAVGTALVGAKVVVVDAKGNTASTTSDTNGSYTMPLSGLTAPLLIAANDPAGISLPLYSVVASTATGSSAPVVANVTSLTTAVTAQLTADGNPGSLATSSALAGVSSSAVAASVAKLNTALSAILAAKGLDAGSFDPIGGVFTPNQTGADAVIDAVAITQSTTGSGLQLSSVADPNTAIQLNQNAGSAAPLAVPPQPANYLATLVAQLGQCLAGTASACSTAIDASYLNQGFATFQARHPGLAATGSKLTGVKTVTFLKPNSLPNITGNAALVYFLFTDATGAANFASDIVQQRSDGTWDIIGNQEQFNLYIASFLGRKQFLNAADTGNRRLESGLDIRIPATFTVGSTTTTVTSASVQGPGLPAGGVYLTNIDPQFNPRLTFPTPALTAPFVTNGPVPRPDIGMSTQYKWSWASLSGGSSTYVPNGLAEYASQPVNVSSIAQYGVYTVTLYDATGTAIGTPQKVLNVGPNAAAAAAVNAPWQTLSSATVASYLTAGTAAPGCMSANTPATVTWTNPANAPAYPNLWAAFASSFPRSVVNGVPSALESALAINSSTPTANSDGSLSSTIANALGGLTATASCGAVNAQQVQLGWQAGGLYYSNTWQYNN, from the coding sequence ATGGTTGCCGTCCTGTCTGCCTGTGGCGGCGGAGACGGCAGCAGCACTGCCGGCGCAGGCACTACAACGGCACCCGCGGCTAGCCCACAAAGCCTGACAGGCACCGTGGCAGTCGGCACGGCCTTGGTAGGCGCCAAGGTTGTCGTCGTTGATGCCAAGGGCAACACTGCATCGACCACCAGCGACACCAATGGCAGCTACACGATGCCGCTCTCGGGCCTTACTGCTCCGCTGCTGATTGCGGCTAACGATCCGGCCGGCATCTCGCTACCGCTGTATTCGGTGGTCGCTAGCACCGCCACCGGCAGTTCCGCACCAGTCGTTGCCAACGTGACGTCGCTGACCACGGCCGTCACCGCACAGCTCACCGCCGATGGCAATCCGGGAAGCTTGGCAACGTCTTCTGCGCTGGCTGGTGTGTCTTCTTCTGCCGTCGCCGCCTCGGTGGCGAAGCTCAATACCGCGCTATCGGCCATCCTGGCTGCCAAGGGGCTGGATGCCGGGTCGTTTGATCCGATTGGGGGAGTCTTTACGCCGAACCAGACGGGTGCTGATGCTGTCATCGATGCTGTGGCCATCACGCAATCGACCACGGGAAGCGGCCTGCAGCTCTCCAGCGTGGCTGATCCGAACACGGCGATCCAACTGAACCAGAATGCTGGTTCCGCCGCGCCCCTCGCGGTGCCACCGCAGCCGGCGAACTATCTGGCAACGCTGGTTGCTCAATTGGGGCAGTGTTTGGCGGGCACGGCCTCGGCCTGCTCGACGGCTATTGACGCGAGCTATCTGAACCAGGGCTTCGCCACCTTCCAGGCGCGTCATCCCGGCCTGGCTGCCACCGGTTCAAAGCTGACGGGTGTGAAGACGGTGACGTTCCTCAAGCCCAACTCGCTGCCGAACATCACCGGCAATGCTGCGCTGGTGTACTTCCTGTTCACCGATGCGACGGGCGCGGCGAACTTCGCCAGCGATATCGTGCAGCAGCGCTCCGATGGCACCTGGGACATCATCGGCAATCAGGAGCAGTTCAATCTGTACATCGCCTCATTCCTGGGCCGCAAGCAGTTCCTCAACGCGGCCGACACAGGCAACAGGCGTCTCGAATCGGGGCTGGACATTCGGATTCCCGCGACCTTCACGGTTGGCAGCACGACTACCACCGTCACATCGGCCTCGGTGCAAGGTCCTGGCCTGCCGGCTGGCGGGGTCTACCTGACCAATATTGATCCGCAGTTCAATCCGCGCCTGACGTTCCCCACGCCAGCATTGACCGCGCCATTCGTCACCAACGGCCCGGTGCCCCGGCCGGACATCGGCATGTCGACGCAGTACAAGTGGTCCTGGGCGTCGCTGTCGGGGGGAAGCAGCACCTACGTGCCAAATGGGCTCGCAGAATATGCCTCGCAACCGGTGAACGTCTCCAGCATTGCGCAGTATGGGGTCTACACCGTCACGCTGTACGACGCGACCGGGACAGCCATCGGCACGCCGCAGAAGGTGCTCAATGTCGGTCCCAACGCAGCGGCGGCAGCAGCCGTCAACGCGCCGTGGCAGACGCTGAGCAGCGCGACGGTCGCGAGTTACCTGACGGCTGGCACCGCAGCGCCGGGGTGCATGTCGGCCAATACGCCCGCTACCGTCACGTGGACCAACCCGGCCAACGCCCCAGCGTATCCGAATCTGTGGGCAGCGTTTGCCTCGTCGTTCCCGAGGTCCGTTGTCAATGGCGTGCCCTCCGCCCTGGAATCTGCCTTGGCGATCAACTCGTCCACGCCGACCGCCAACAGCGATGGATCGCTTTCATCGACCATCGCCAATGCGCTCGGCGGGCTGACCGCGACCGCGAGCTGCGGCGCGGTCAACGCCCAGCAAGTGCAACTGGGCTGGCAGGCCGGTGGCCTCTATTACAGCAACACCTGGCAATACAACAACTGA
- a CDS encoding porin has translation MKMKHIAGASLMVCASTAWAQSNVTLYGLADANIEYATNLPNAAVGGSSGRRVAMQSGGQSGSRWGLRGVEDLGSGLSALFVLESGFGVNDGKLQQGGRLFGRQAFVGLKITDAGQFTFGRQYTTLFLLLANFQPMSFANQYEPVVVVGGLNFRSDNTAMYTGTFGPVTAQAHWTFGNGAASVNPTGGGGGEVPGQFRRDSGYGAGAAYSAGPISATLAFDQYSPSVPLGGGEFDSGTVRKAVVAGSYAFGSAKLMAGYRWGNSKNVNGSVALRDDYYWVGANYQATNALGVSLEYSYQKIKIINSAPSTQSNPWQLAFVADYVLSKRTDLYLTTAYARNAGLALDQAAVDLNATGYGLAAGKTNMFGAAIGIRHKF, from the coding sequence ATGAAAATGAAGCATATCGCGGGCGCATCATTAATGGTTTGCGCAAGCACGGCATGGGCGCAATCAAACGTCACGCTCTATGGCTTGGCCGATGCGAACATCGAATACGCGACCAACTTACCGAATGCAGCCGTTGGGGGGAGCTCCGGCCGCCGCGTTGCCATGCAAAGTGGTGGTCAATCTGGCTCCCGCTGGGGGCTGCGAGGCGTCGAAGACCTGGGCAGCGGTCTGTCTGCCCTGTTCGTGCTCGAAAGCGGTTTTGGCGTCAACGATGGCAAGTTGCAGCAAGGCGGTCGCCTATTTGGTCGTCAGGCGTTTGTCGGTCTAAAGATTACGGACGCCGGGCAGTTCACCTTCGGACGTCAGTACACGACGTTGTTCTTGTTGCTGGCCAATTTTCAGCCGATGAGTTTTGCCAACCAATATGAACCGGTTGTGGTCGTCGGCGGTTTGAACTTCCGCTCGGACAACACGGCTATGTACACGGGCACGTTCGGCCCGGTGACCGCCCAGGCTCACTGGACCTTCGGCAACGGTGCGGCTAGCGTGAACCCGACCGGCGGCGGCGGCGGAGAGGTACCCGGCCAATTCCGTCGTGACAGCGGCTATGGTGCCGGTGCGGCTTATTCGGCAGGCCCAATCAGCGCAACCCTCGCCTTCGACCAGTACAGCCCGAGCGTACCGCTTGGCGGTGGTGAGTTTGACTCCGGTACCGTCCGCAAGGCAGTCGTGGCTGGCAGCTACGCCTTTGGCTCGGCCAAGCTGATGGCGGGCTATCGCTGGGGTAACAGCAAGAACGTGAACGGCTCGGTGGCACTGCGTGACGACTACTACTGGGTCGGCGCGAACTACCAGGCCACCAACGCCCTAGGCGTGTCGCTCGAGTATTCGTACCAGAAGATCAAGATCATCAACAGTGCCCCGTCCACTCAGTCGAACCCGTGGCAACTGGCGTTCGTTGCCGACTACGTCCTGTCCAAACGTACTGATCTGTATTTGACCACCGCCTACGCCCGCAATGCCGGCTTGGCCCTGGACCAGGCCGCTGTCGACCTCAATGCAACTGGCTATGGGTTGGCAGCCGGCAAGACCAACATGTTCGGTGCGGCCATCGGCATCCGTCACAAGTTCTGA
- a CDS encoding GntP family permease, with amino-acid sequence MDPQLLSILGIVLGLATLITLALRGWSIILIAPLAALIVLAFSRVDLLTGLNEAYMKGFSSFAMKFFFLFLLGTIFGKVMEDSGAAGKIADVLLRLTGKSNQLHVAMAIVAVCAVLGYGGVSVFVILFVIVPIARPLFKEIDLSWHLFPGIYFFGVATFVMSMVPGTPQIQNIIPTKYLGTTATAAPALGLIAALFVITANYFLLGWMIKRSKRKGEGYEGTDPAAVKASPGQVSGDKALPSIWPAFMPSVVLLILLNIVQVDIVWALLGGIAAGMILLSRHLPEKLKTLTGGATNCALPVINTCADVGFGAVVGSVAGFKSISNMLLSIPGTPLISLSLATQLLCGITGSASGGLGIAMELFAKQFLALGLAPEVIHRIASLATAGLDVMPHNGAVITALAVVGLTHKQAYKPIFMLAVVTPILTNALAIVVAMTIY; translated from the coding sequence ATGGACCCGCAACTGTTGAGCATTCTCGGAATCGTCCTAGGGCTCGCCACGCTCATCACCCTTGCTCTGCGAGGATGGTCGATCATCCTCATCGCGCCGCTCGCCGCGCTGATCGTGCTGGCCTTCTCCCGGGTCGATCTGCTCACGGGCCTGAACGAAGCCTACATGAAGGGGTTCAGCTCCTTCGCCATGAAGTTCTTCTTCCTTTTCCTGCTGGGAACGATTTTCGGCAAGGTCATGGAAGACAGTGGAGCCGCCGGGAAGATCGCCGACGTCTTGTTGAGGCTGACAGGAAAGTCGAATCAACTGCACGTTGCGATGGCCATCGTCGCGGTCTGTGCCGTGCTCGGCTACGGCGGTGTCAGCGTCTTTGTCATCCTCTTCGTCATCGTGCCGATTGCCCGCCCGCTGTTCAAGGAGATCGACCTCTCGTGGCACCTGTTCCCCGGTATCTATTTCTTCGGCGTCGCGACCTTCGTGATGTCGATGGTGCCGGGGACACCTCAGATCCAGAACATCATCCCGACCAAGTACTTGGGGACGACAGCCACGGCGGCTCCGGCCCTTGGATTGATCGCCGCGTTGTTCGTGATCACGGCGAACTACTTTCTGCTCGGGTGGATGATCAAGCGCTCAAAGCGCAAGGGCGAGGGCTACGAGGGCACGGATCCGGCGGCGGTGAAAGCCTCGCCGGGTCAGGTCAGTGGCGACAAGGCGCTTCCCAGCATCTGGCCGGCATTCATGCCCTCTGTCGTCCTGCTCATTCTGTTGAATATCGTCCAGGTCGACATCGTCTGGGCTCTTCTCGGGGGGATCGCCGCTGGAATGATTCTCCTGAGTCGACACCTGCCCGAGAAGCTGAAGACCCTGACCGGCGGTGCCACCAATTGCGCCCTGCCGGTCATCAATACTTGTGCCGATGTCGGCTTTGGAGCGGTGGTGGGATCCGTCGCTGGGTTCAAGTCCATCTCGAACATGTTGTTGAGCATCCCCGGCACGCCCCTGATCTCGCTGTCGCTGGCCACGCAGCTTCTGTGCGGCATCACGGGCTCTGCATCCGGCGGTCTCGGCATCGCGATGGAGCTCTTCGCGAAGCAGTTTCTGGCGTTGGGTCTCGCCCCCGAGGTGATCCACCGCATTGCCAGCCTCGCAACCGCCGGCCTGGACGTGATGCCACACAACGGTGCGGTCATCACGGCGCTAGCCGTCGTCGGTCTGACGCACAAGCAGGCATACAAGCCGATCTTCATGCTGGCGGTGGTGACCCCGATCCTCACCAATGCACTTGCCATCGTCGTCGCGATGACCATCTATTAA
- a CDS encoding AMP-binding protein yields MRVDPTTAAAIVWQPDAAMVEQANLTRFMRALGVGSFEALNERASQNPAWFHDELIRYLDYRFERPYVRVLDISEGRPFAHWCVGGVTNVVINGLDRWRGTERYGQLALVWESEDGAVSTWTFADLDRETCRLAWGLRKLGIGHGDVVGMYLPNLPHAAAAMLAVAKVGAIVLPMFSGFGADAIAQRLTDGRAVTVITVDGSLRRGKPVGAKAVVDQALANCPGVRHVVVLRHLEAPHDWKQGRDHWWDELCAGAPEGVADVATASMPADAPFLLMFTSGTSGKPKGVVHSHCGFPIKTALDLSICMDLKPGDRFLWMSDMGWLVGPMLVFGGLLVGATVVLAEGAPNYPQPDRLWRLVERHRVSYLGLAPTIARLSMSLPAEALAERDLSSLRVMISTGEPWTPEPWHWTFERIGKGRVPLLNFSGGTEMGGILTGTVIHPLKPCAFAGAVPGTGADVVDASSGESVGVGVTGELVMRSPTIGLTRGLWHDRERYLDSYWSRLPDLWVHGDFASRDADGMWYVHGRSDDTLKIAGKRTGPAEIEALLMATGLLEDAVTIGVPDPIKGMAVVCLCVARPETDSESAVRTLSAAVTAGLGGAFKPADVVFVPDLPRTRNMKLMRRVVRSAWLGEEVGDLSTLVNPEAVQAIRDARLATKP; encoded by the coding sequence ATGCGGGTCGATCCCACTACCGCAGCCGCCATCGTCTGGCAGCCTGACGCGGCCATGGTCGAACAGGCCAACCTGACCCGCTTCATGCGCGCGCTGGGTGTAGGCAGCTTCGAGGCGCTCAACGAGCGCGCCAGCCAGAATCCAGCGTGGTTCCACGATGAGCTGATCCGCTACCTCGACTACCGCTTCGAACGTCCGTACGTGCGCGTGCTGGATATCAGCGAGGGACGGCCCTTCGCGCACTGGTGCGTCGGTGGCGTGACCAACGTCGTGATCAACGGCCTCGACCGCTGGCGCGGCACGGAGCGCTATGGGCAGCTCGCGCTGGTGTGGGAAAGCGAAGACGGAGCGGTGTCCACCTGGACCTTCGCCGATCTGGACCGCGAGACCTGCCGCCTCGCCTGGGGCCTGAGGAAACTCGGCATCGGCCATGGCGACGTGGTCGGCATGTACCTGCCCAACTTGCCGCACGCCGCCGCTGCGATGCTGGCCGTGGCGAAGGTCGGCGCTATCGTGCTGCCGATGTTCTCGGGCTTCGGTGCGGACGCGATCGCGCAGCGCCTGACCGACGGACGGGCTGTGACCGTCATCACCGTCGACGGGTCGCTGCGCCGTGGCAAGCCGGTCGGCGCGAAGGCGGTCGTTGATCAGGCGCTGGCCAACTGCCCCGGCGTGCGTCATGTCGTGGTCCTGCGCCATCTCGAGGCCCCGCACGACTGGAAGCAGGGGCGCGACCACTGGTGGGACGAGCTCTGTGCAGGCGCGCCCGAGGGCGTGGCCGACGTGGCGACTGCGAGCATGCCGGCCGACGCCCCCTTCCTGCTGATGTTCACCTCTGGCACCAGCGGCAAGCCCAAGGGCGTCGTGCACTCGCACTGCGGCTTTCCGATCAAGACCGCGCTGGACCTGTCGATATGCATGGACCTCAAGCCCGGTGACCGCTTTCTGTGGATGTCGGACATGGGCTGGCTCGTCGGGCCGATGCTCGTGTTCGGCGGCCTGCTCGTCGGCGCAACCGTAGTCCTGGCCGAAGGCGCGCCCAACTATCCGCAACCCGACCGCCTCTGGCGGCTGGTCGAGCGCCACCGTGTCAGCTACCTCGGGCTGGCGCCGACGATCGCGCGGTTGTCGATGTCACTGCCCGCCGAGGCGCTGGCCGAGCGCGATCTCAGTTCGCTGCGCGTGATGATCTCTACAGGCGAGCCCTGGACGCCCGAGCCCTGGCACTGGACCTTCGAGCGCATCGGGAAGGGGCGCGTACCGCTGCTGAACTTCTCCGGGGGCACCGAGATGGGCGGCATCCTGACGGGCACCGTGATCCATCCGCTCAAGCCTTGTGCCTTTGCAGGCGCCGTGCCGGGCACAGGCGCGGATGTGGTCGACGCGAGCAGCGGCGAGTCCGTCGGCGTGGGAGTCACCGGCGAACTGGTGATGCGATCGCCCACGATCGGTCTCACCCGCGGACTGTGGCACGACCGCGAGCGCTACCTGGATAGCTATTGGTCGCGGCTGCCGGACCTGTGGGTGCACGGCGACTTCGCCAGCCGCGATGCCGACGGCATGTGGTATGTGCATGGGCGTTCCGACGACACGCTGAAGATCGCGGGCAAGCGCACCGGCCCTGCCGAGATCGAGGCGTTGCTGATGGCGACGGGCCTGTTGGAAGACGCCGTTACCATCGGCGTGCCCGATCCCATCAAGGGAATGGCCGTAGTGTGCCTGTGCGTTGCACGGCCCGAAACCGATAGCGAGTCGGCCGTTAGGACTCTGTCGGCCGCGGTGACCGCAGGTCTCGGCGGTGCCTTCAAGCCTGCCGACGTGGTGTTCGTGCCCGACCTGCCACGCACACGCAACATGAAGCTGATGCGGCGTGTCGTCCGTTCTGCCTGGCTTGGCGAAGAGGTGGGCGACCTGAGCACGCTGGTCAACCCGGAAGCCGTTCAGGCGATCCGTGATGCGCGGCTAGCGACGAAGCCATGA
- the badI gene encoding 2-ketocyclohexanecarboxyl-CoA hydrolase yields MNFEDILYEIRNGVAWITINRPGKMNAFRGTTCDEIIKALNKAGYDRNVGAIVLAGAGEKAFCTGGDQSAHDGNYDGRGTIGLPMEELHTAIRDVPKPVIARVQGFAIGGGNVLCTICDLTICSEKAVFGQVGPKMGSVDPGYGTAFLARVVGEKKAREIWYLNKRYSGAEAVAMGLANVCVPHEQLDATVQEWAEAICERSPTAIAIAKRSFNMDTAHQSGIAGMGMYALKLYYDTDESREGVNALKDKRKPDFRKYAK; encoded by the coding sequence ATGAACTTCGAAGACATTCTCTACGAGATCCGCAACGGCGTGGCCTGGATCACCATCAACCGTCCGGGCAAGATGAACGCGTTCCGCGGCACGACCTGCGATGAAATCATCAAGGCGCTGAACAAGGCCGGCTACGACCGCAACGTCGGGGCCATCGTGTTGGCCGGTGCCGGCGAGAAGGCCTTCTGCACCGGCGGCGACCAGTCGGCCCACGACGGCAACTACGATGGACGCGGCACCATAGGCCTGCCGATGGAAGAACTTCACACCGCGATCCGCGACGTGCCCAAGCCCGTGATCGCCCGCGTTCAGGGTTTCGCCATCGGCGGCGGCAACGTGCTGTGCACGATCTGCGACCTGACCATTTGCTCCGAGAAGGCCGTTTTCGGCCAGGTCGGCCCGAAGATGGGCTCGGTCGACCCCGGCTACGGCACCGCGTTCCTGGCCCGCGTGGTCGGCGAGAAGAAGGCGCGCGAGATTTGGTACCTGAATAAGCGCTACTCCGGCGCCGAGGCCGTGGCCATGGGCCTTGCGAACGTGTGCGTGCCCCACGAGCAGTTGGATGCCACTGTGCAGGAGTGGGCCGAGGCGATCTGCGAGCGCAGCCCGACCGCGATCGCGATCGCCAAGCGCAGTTTCAACATGGACACCGCACACCAGAGCGGCATCGCTGGTATGGGCATGTACGCGCTGAAGCTGTACTACGACACTGATGAGTCGCGCGAGGGCGTCAACGCGCTCAAGGACAAGCGTAAGCCCGACTTCCGCAAGTACGCCAAGTAA
- the badH gene encoding 2-hydroxycyclohexanecarboxyl-CoA dehydrogenase produces MSQRFDNHTVIVTGGGGGIGSITCRRFAQEGASVAVFDLNLDAAEKVAADIRSEGGRALAFRCDITDRASVDAAVIAAEKDLGPIDVLINNAGWDVFKPFTKTEPAQWDKLIAINLTGALHMHHAVLPGMATRKKGRIVNIASDAARVGSSGEAVYAACKGGLVSFSKTIAREHARHGITVNVVCPGPTDTALFAEYKEGAGNPEKLMEAFTRSIPLGRIGQPDDLPGAILFFASSDAAFVTGQVLSVSGGLTMNG; encoded by the coding sequence ATGAGCCAACGCTTCGACAATCACACCGTGATCGTCACCGGAGGTGGTGGCGGCATCGGTAGCATCACGTGCCGACGGTTCGCGCAAGAAGGTGCCTCCGTAGCTGTGTTCGACCTCAACCTTGACGCCGCCGAGAAGGTCGCCGCCGACATCCGGTCCGAAGGCGGACGTGCGCTGGCCTTCCGCTGCGACATCACCGACCGCGCCAGCGTGGACGCCGCCGTCATCGCCGCCGAGAAGGACCTCGGCCCGATTGACGTGCTGATCAACAATGCCGGCTGGGACGTCTTCAAGCCGTTCACCAAGACCGAACCCGCGCAGTGGGACAAGCTCATCGCCATCAACCTCACCGGCGCGCTGCACATGCACCACGCGGTGCTGCCGGGCATGGCCACGCGCAAGAAGGGCCGCATCGTCAACATCGCTTCCGACGCGGCGCGTGTTGGCTCGTCGGGCGAGGCCGTGTACGCGGCCTGCAAGGGCGGCTTGGTGTCGTTCTCCAAGACCATCGCTCGCGAGCACGCCCGCCACGGCATCACCGTCAACGTCGTCTGCCCGGGCCCGACCGACACCGCTCTCTTCGCCGAATACAAGGAAGGTGCAGGCAACCCAGAGAAGCTGATGGAAGCCTTCACGCGCTCTATTCCGCTCGGCCGCATCGGCCAGCCCGACGACCTGCCGGGCGCGATCCTCTTCTTTGCCAGCAGCGACGCAGCCTTCGTCACGGGGCAGGTGCTGAGCGTCTCCGGCGGTCTCACCATGAATGGCTGA
- a CDS encoding MarR family winged helix-turn-helix transcriptional regulator: protein MVIPMSTQQNTKIDLANRLFFRLYQCANMLHKTGSRAVEEEGLTTQQWAVLGALSREKSQSGISIGDLARYLMVSRQNLSGLISRMERDGHVAVAASGQDRRSRVVTMTDSGRHVWQDLALPKIHGYYEEILTDFSVNDVTHTLHYLLKILENMQRLDAERLSTDEGDEAKSPV from the coding sequence ATGGTTATCCCTATGTCAACCCAGCAAAATACGAAGATCGATCTCGCAAATAGATTGTTCTTTCGGCTCTATCAATGTGCAAATATGTTGCATAAAACCGGCAGTCGCGCCGTCGAGGAAGAAGGGCTAACGACACAGCAGTGGGCGGTGTTGGGTGCCCTGTCGCGCGAGAAGTCACAGAGCGGCATAAGCATTGGCGATCTGGCGCGCTACCTGATGGTGAGCCGGCAGAACCTCTCCGGTCTGATCAGCCGCATGGAGCGCGATGGGCATGTGGCAGTCGCCGCGAGCGGGCAGGACCGCCGGTCACGCGTGGTCACGATGACGGACTCAGGTCGCCACGTGTGGCAAGACCTTGCCCTGCCCAAAATCCACGGGTACTACGAAGAGATCCTGACCGACTTCTCCGTCAACGATGTGACGCACACGCTGCACTATCTGCTCAAGATCCTCGAGAACATGCAGCGGCTCGACGCAGAGCGACTCTCTACCGACGAGGGTGACGAAGCAAAGTCGCCAGTCTAA